One Tamlana carrageenivorans genomic region harbors:
- the purB gene encoding adenylosuccinate lyase, with amino-acid sequence MSLSALNAISPIDGRYRSKVSELAPYFSEEALIKYRVLVEIEYFIALCEIPLPQLKSVDASLFDSLRAIYKDFSSEDALAIKKIESVTNHDVKAVEYFIKEKFDALGLSEYKEFIHFGLTSQDINNTAIPLSIKEAINDVYIPEYTTVVDKLKELSKDWSAISMLARTHGQPASPTRLGKEIEVFVVRLEAQFEVLKTIPNAAKFGGATGNFNAHHVAYPNNDWKAFGSHFVEEKLGLHHSFPTTQIEHYDFMAALFDALKRINTIIIDLNRDIWTYVSNDYFKQKIKAGEVGSSAMPHKVNPIDFENSEGNLGIANAVFEHLAAKLPISRLQRDLTDSTVLRNVGVPFGHTLIGFKSTLKGLNKLLLNEGKFAEDLENNWAVVAEAIQTILRREAYPNPYEALKGLTRTNSKINQESISSFIDTLEVSDTIKAELKRITPSNYTGI; translated from the coding sequence ATGTCACTATCAGCATTAAATGCCATCTCACCAATTGATGGTCGTTATAGAAGTAAAGTTAGCGAATTAGCGCCTTATTTTTCGGAGGAAGCTTTAATCAAATACCGCGTTTTAGTAGAAATAGAATACTTTATTGCACTTTGCGAAATTCCGTTACCACAATTAAAATCGGTTGATGCTTCGCTTTTTGATAGTTTACGAGCGATTTACAAAGATTTTTCTTCGGAAGATGCCCTTGCCATAAAAAAAATTGAAAGTGTTACCAACCACGATGTTAAAGCAGTTGAATATTTCATTAAAGAAAAATTTGACGCCTTAGGATTGTCTGAATACAAAGAGTTTATTCACTTTGGTTTAACCTCTCAAGATATTAACAATACCGCTATTCCGTTAAGTATTAAGGAAGCTATAAACGATGTTTATATTCCAGAATACACGACGGTTGTAGATAAATTAAAAGAATTATCGAAAGATTGGTCTGCCATTTCTATGTTAGCTAGAACGCATGGTCAGCCAGCATCTCCAACACGTTTAGGGAAAGAAATTGAAGTTTTTGTAGTGCGTTTAGAAGCACAATTTGAGGTTTTAAAAACCATTCCTAACGCCGCTAAATTTGGTGGTGCTACAGGTAATTTTAACGCGCATCATGTGGCTTATCCAAATAATGACTGGAAAGCTTTTGGAAGTCATTTTGTTGAAGAAAAACTAGGTTTACACCACTCGTTTCCAACAACTCAAATTGAGCATTACGATTTTATGGCCGCTTTATTTGATGCCTTAAAACGTATTAACACGATTATTATCGATTTGAATAGAGATATCTGGACATACGTATCTAATGATTATTTCAAGCAAAAAATTAAAGCTGGAGAAGTAGGAAGCTCGGCGATGCCACATAAAGTAAATCCTATCGATTTTGAAAACTCTGAAGGTAACTTAGGTATTGCAAACGCCGTATTTGAACACCTTGCAGCTAAATTACCTATTTCTAGATTACAACGTGATTTAACCGACAGTACCGTTTTACGAAATGTAGGTGTGCCTTTCGGACATACACTTATTGGTTTTAAATCGACTTTAAAAGGATTGAATAAATTACTTTTAAATGAAGGTAAATTTGCTGAAGATTTAGAAAATAACTGGGCTGTGGTTGCTGAAGCTATTCAAACGATTTTACGTCGTGAGGCTTATCCGAATCCATATGAAGCTTTAAAAGGGTTAACAAGAACAAACTCCAAAATAAATCAAGAGTCCATTTCTAGTTTTATTGATACTTTAGAGGTGTCTGACACAATAAAAGCTGAATTAAAACGTATTACTCCTAGTAACTATACTGGAATTTAA
- a CDS encoding DUF4252 domain-containing protein — MKNIFRNIMPLLLIAVLFTSCNNSESLQRYFVEHQEAKGFVSQDFPLSMIEVDQSNFTEKQQEAYQSVQKLNFLGFKVDPENQSVYETELAKVKTILSNEKYNELIDLSDKGKHLSVKYLGENDEADEFILFGYAKERGFAVVRVLGHDMTPKKMISLVEAMKNANIDETQFQKIGDFFR; from the coding sequence ATGAAAAACATATTCAGAAACATCATGCCTTTGCTTTTAATTGCGGTTTTATTTACGAGCTGTAATAATAGTGAAAGTTTACAGCGCTATTTTGTAGAGCATCAAGAAGCTAAAGGTTTTGTGTCGCAGGATTTTCCTTTATCGATGATCGAGGTTGATCAATCCAATTTCACCGAAAAGCAGCAAGAGGCTTATCAATCTGTTCAAAAACTAAACTTTTTAGGTTTTAAAGTAGATCCAGAAAATCAGTCGGTTTACGAAACGGAGCTCGCTAAGGTTAAAACCATTTTAAGTAACGAAAAATACAATGAGTTGATCGACTTAAGCGATAAAGGCAAACATCTTTCCGTAAAGTATCTGGGTGAAAATGATGAAGCCGATGAGTTTATCTTGTTTGGATATGCCAAAGAAAGAGGTTTCGCCGTAGTACGGGTTTTAGGTCATGATATGACGCCCAAAAAAATGATTAGTTTGGTTGAAGCTATGAAAAACGCGAATATCGATGAAACGCAGTTTCAAAAAATTGGTGATTTTTTTAGGTAA
- a CDS encoding DUF4252 domain-containing protein → MKNKFLVLLLAVVLWPLSGWAQSDIFEKYSDNTEVTYVSIKPKMFQMIAKMGINVDDPEAEAYMDMVKSITSFKTIVTANKGIASDISKWVSSRSNSLEELMEVKDEGTDVKFYVKEGKDSDHVKELLIFVNGVDKVLKNQGVEVNGENRDIETVVVSLTGDIDLKQISKLTDKMNIPAGKHLEKKK, encoded by the coding sequence ATGAAAAATAAATTTTTAGTACTGCTACTTGCGGTAGTGTTATGGCCATTATCAGGATGGGCGCAGAGCGATATTTTTGAAAAATATAGCGATAATACAGAGGTGACCTATGTTTCAATTAAGCCAAAAATGTTTCAGATGATTGCAAAAATGGGTATTAACGTCGATGACCCCGAGGCCGAAGCATACATGGATATGGTTAAAAGTATCACCAGTTTTAAAACCATTGTAACAGCTAATAAAGGAATTGCTAGTGATATCTCTAAATGGGTGTCTTCAAGATCAAACAGTTTAGAAGAACTCATGGAAGTAAAGGACGAAGGTACCGATGTTAAATTCTATGTTAAGGAAGGTAAAGATTCAGACCATGTTAAAGAGCTTCTAATTTTTGTAAATGGCGTGGATAAAGTGCTTAAGAATCAAGGAGTAGAAGTTAATGGTGAAAACCGAGATATTGAAACTGTAGTGGTTTCGCTTACAGGTGATATCGATTTAAAGCAAATATCTAAGCTTACCGATAAAATGAATATACCTGCAGGGAAACATTTAGAAAAGAAAAAATAA
- a CDS encoding RNA polymerase sigma factor yields the protein MNQKEFLELVSPFKDKLFRLAKRLLVSTEEAEDATQEVLIKLWNNKAKIPTYKNVEAFSMTMTKNYCYDKLKSKQSQNLKIVHSNYEDKQVGVQKQVELNDSLQWVEKIMEQLPEQQRLIVQLRDIEAYDFDEISKILDMNPTAIRVALSRARKTIREKLTNTHNYGIK from the coding sequence ATGAACCAAAAAGAATTCTTAGAACTAGTATCACCGTTTAAGGATAAGCTGTTTCGATTAGCAAAACGCTTATTGGTTTCTACCGAAGAAGCCGAAGATGCCACTCAAGAAGTTCTTATCAAATTATGGAATAATAAGGCTAAAATCCCAACGTATAAAAATGTTGAGGCTTTTTCGATGACGATGACTAAAAATTATTGTTATGATAAGTTGAAATCGAAGCAGTCGCAAAATCTAAAAATTGTGCATAGCAATTACGAAGACAAGCAGGTTGGGGTTCAAAAGCAAGTGGAGTTGAATGATAGTCTGCAATGGGTTGAAAAAATTATGGAACAACTACCAGAGCAACAACGTTTAATCGTTCAGCTACGGGATATTGAAGCATACGATTTTGATGAAATTTCTAAAATACTGGATATGAACCCCACAGCAATACGTGTGGCTTTATCGAGAGCAAGAAAAACAATTAGAGAAAAACTGACTAATACGCATAATTATGGTATTAAATAA
- a CDS encoding S41 family peptidase, producing the protein MSLTSCSKEDTPPTPEPEQEIPTEEEKEGPVVLKNEVNDFIWLGLNEVYLWQNEVPYLADNKFSNTDDYYAFLNTYDSPENLFESLLYQRGEVDRFSFLVNDYIALENSFQGTTLSNGLDFGLVRIGNTNDVLGYVRYVANGSDSSTKDIKRGEFFMTVDSQQLTVSNYYDLLFGNNSSYTLGMATISNSQIELTNKNVTLTKTNFTENPIHINKVIELNGTKVGYLMYNSFIANFDSELNNSIAELKSQGITELVLDLRYNPGGRVSSALALCSMITGQFENDIIITEQWNPKYQTYFEQVDPDFLINRFPNALTDGSPITSLNLNKVYVLTTGGSASASELILNGLDPYIDVVQIGANTAGKYTASITLYDAPDFSRGNANPNHTYAMQPLVYKSSNINGVSDYDNGLAPDHIITYQTNSGVSYEGENIQNLGVLGEDTDPFLAKALSLISGTTTKSYEKLKAIKGIQVEHIAESNDFKPLGKGMYTTLKTK; encoded by the coding sequence TTGTCACTTACTAGTTGCTCTAAAGAAGACACCCCTCCTACTCCCGAGCCAGAACAAGAAATTCCTACTGAAGAAGAAAAAGAAGGTCCTGTAGTTTTAAAAAATGAAGTTAATGACTTTATTTGGCTAGGTTTGAATGAAGTTTATTTATGGCAGAACGAGGTTCCGTATTTAGCAGATAATAAATTTAGTAATACCGACGATTATTACGCCTTCTTAAATACTTATGATAGTCCAGAAAATTTATTTGAAAGCCTACTTTATCAAAGAGGAGAGGTTGACCGATTTAGCTTTTTAGTTAATGATTATATTGCTTTAGAAAACTCCTTTCAAGGGACTACCTTAAGTAATGGTTTGGATTTCGGACTCGTACGCATAGGGAATACTAACGATGTTTTAGGGTATGTGAGGTATGTAGCCAATGGATCGGATTCTTCAACAAAAGACATTAAAAGAGGTGAGTTTTTTATGACTGTTGATAGTCAACAACTCACTGTTTCTAACTACTACGACCTATTGTTTGGAAATAACAGCAGTTACACCCTTGGAATGGCTACGATAAGTAATAGCCAAATTGAATTAACCAATAAAAACGTCACTTTAACGAAAACAAATTTCACAGAAAACCCTATTCATATTAATAAAGTTATTGAACTTAACGGTACTAAAGTAGGCTATTTAATGTATAATAGTTTTATTGCTAATTTTGATTCAGAATTAAACAATAGCATTGCCGAATTAAAATCTCAAGGGATTACAGAATTGGTTTTAGATTTAAGATATAACCCAGGAGGTCGTGTGAGTTCAGCCCTAGCATTATGTTCCATGATTACGGGACAATTTGAAAACGACATAATTATTACCGAACAATGGAACCCAAAATACCAAACATATTTTGAACAGGTAGATCCAGATTTTTTAATTAACCGTTTTCCTAATGCACTTACAGACGGTAGTCCAATAACTTCATTAAACCTAAATAAAGTTTATGTACTTACTACTGGAGGGTCGGCATCTGCCAGTGAACTTATTTTAAATGGATTAGACCCATACATCGATGTTGTACAAATAGGTGCAAACACAGCTGGTAAATATACCGCATCGATTACATTATATGATGCGCCAGATTTTAGCAGAGGTAATGCAAATCCCAACCACACCTACGCTATGCAACCTCTTGTATATAAGTCTTCAAATATAAATGGAGTCTCTGATTACGATAACGGATTAGCCCCAGATCATATCATAACGTACCAAACCAATTCAGGTGTAAGTTATGAAGGTGAAAACATCCAAAATTTAGGTGTTCTTGGGGAAGATACAGATCCGTTTTTAGCCAAAGCGCTTTCTTTAATTAGTGGAACCACCACAAAATCATACGAAAAACTTAAAGCGATTAAAGGGATTCAAGTGGAGCATATTGCAGAGAGCAATGACTTCAAACCTTTAGGAAAAGGCATGTATACCACATTAAAAACCAAGTAA
- a CDS encoding S41 family peptidase, with protein MKQIKGFLILFIVALITVSCFEDLDDQPITTNDINDFIWSGMNLFYLYKDDVPDLANNRFANQEAYSNYLNGFSRPESLFESLIYERPTIDRFSWIVDDFIALEESFKGVSITNGMEFQLYRFSSGNSALFGLVTYVLPNTHAQNQGITRGDIFYAVDGTSLNIDNYTQLLSQSSYTIDLGEYNTNDTDDTSDDSITPINKSIALTKAQYDENPIYIHEVLEHNQKKIAYLMYNAFTGTEAYNQALNRTFGDFKNAAVTDLVLDLRYNSGGSVNSAILLASLITGQFNGDIFCTEQWNSEIQATLEQEAPEQLINRFVNSLNGASLNSLNLSKVYVLTTGRSASASELVINGLKPYIQVIQIGTTTAGKYQASTTLYDSSDFGRQGANPSHTYAMQPLIYKSLNADGETDYFNGLAPALELGEQVNNMGVLGDVNEPLLAAALSTITGTAKKGTFKTYPLEIINSSNAFKTIQPGMHVNKPLSSILK; from the coding sequence ATGAAGCAAATAAAAGGCTTTCTAATTTTATTTATAGTCGCCCTTATAACGGTAAGTTGTTTTGAAGATTTAGATGATCAACCTATTACCACAAATGACATAAACGATTTTATTTGGAGCGGCATGAATCTCTTTTATTTGTACAAAGATGATGTTCCAGATTTAGCCAACAACCGATTTGCAAATCAAGAAGCTTACAGTAATTATCTAAATGGATTTTCTAGACCTGAATCTCTTTTTGAAAGCTTAATTTATGAACGACCAACCATAGATCGTTTTAGCTGGATTGTAGATGATTTTATTGCTTTAGAAGAGTCCTTTAAAGGGGTGAGTATTACCAATGGTATGGAATTTCAGTTGTATCGCTTTTCAAGTGGCAATTCAGCACTTTTTGGACTGGTAACTTACGTGCTTCCTAATACCCATGCCCAAAATCAAGGGATTACCCGAGGTGATATTTTTTATGCTGTTGATGGCACCAGTCTTAATATCGACAACTATACACAGCTTTTAAGTCAGTCAAGTTACACCATAGATCTTGGTGAATATAACACTAATGATACAGACGACACCTCGGATGATAGCATTACCCCGATAAACAAAAGCATCGCACTAACGAAGGCCCAGTATGATGAAAATCCTATTTATATTCATGAGGTTTTGGAACACAACCAGAAAAAAATAGCTTACTTAATGTATAATGCCTTTACAGGAACAGAAGCTTATAATCAGGCCTTAAATCGAACTTTTGGTGATTTTAAAAATGCAGCTGTAACCGATTTAGTTTTAGATTTACGCTACAATTCGGGTGGCTCTGTAAATAGCGCCATTTTACTTGCCAGCTTGATTACAGGACAATTTAATGGCGACATTTTCTGTACCGAGCAGTGGAATTCTGAAATCCAAGCTACTTTAGAGCAGGAAGCCCCAGAACAACTTATCAACCGTTTTGTAAACAGTCTTAACGGCGCTTCACTTAATAGTTTAAACCTTTCTAAGGTGTATGTGCTTACCACTGGTAGAAGTGCTTCGGCAAGTGAATTGGTGATAAATGGTTTAAAACCATACATCCAAGTCATTCAAATAGGAACAACAACAGCAGGGAAATATCAAGCATCCACTACGCTATATGACTCTTCAGATTTTGGTCGACAAGGAGCAAATCCCAGTCATACCTATGCCATGCAACCTTTGATATACAAATCCTTAAACGCAGATGGTGAAACCGATTATTTTAACGGCCTTGCCCCTGCTTTAGAATTGGGGGAACAGGTAAATAATATGGGGGTTTTAGGCGATGTTAACGAACCCTTACTAGCTGCTGCCCTATCCACAATCACAGGAACAGCTAAAAAAGGAACGTTTAAAACCTATCCGCTTGAAATAATTAATAGCAGTAACGCTTTTAAAACCATTCAACCAGGTATGCATGTGAATAAACCATTGTCTTCTATACTCAAATAA
- a CDS encoding ATP-binding protein has protein sequence MNTHKTYFNWSSGKDSALALYHLLQDKNYTVDALITTVNSHYNRVSMHGLRKELLKAQTDAINIPARLIELPEMPSMEVYEAKMLDMVTQLKNDGFTHSAFGDIFLEDLRVYRENQLAKQGFKAVFPIWKRDTKALLNEFLDLGFKTIIVCANSKYFGEDFVGTVIDKDFIDNLPEGVDPCGENGEFHTFCFEGPIFNKPIPFTIGEKVLREYNRPKTDDDDDNICKSDSEKYGVWYCDLIP, from the coding sequence TTGAATACACATAAAACCTATTTCAATTGGAGCTCTGGAAAAGACTCGGCTTTAGCATTATATCATTTATTACAAGATAAAAATTATACGGTTGATGCCTTAATCACTACCGTAAACAGCCATTACAACCGTGTATCGATGCACGGACTACGCAAAGAATTACTTAAAGCTCAAACCGATGCCATAAACATTCCGGCGCGCCTCATAGAATTACCTGAAATGCCAAGCATGGAAGTATATGAAGCCAAAATGTTAGACATGGTTACGCAGTTAAAAAATGACGGCTTTACACATAGTGCTTTTGGGGATATTTTTTTAGAAGATTTACGTGTTTACCGCGAAAACCAATTGGCTAAACAAGGGTTTAAAGCTGTTTTTCCTATTTGGAAACGCGATACCAAAGCCCTTTTAAATGAGTTTTTAGATTTAGGTTTTAAAACCATTATTGTTTGTGCCAACTCTAAATATTTTGGTGAGGATTTTGTTGGTACCGTTATCGACAAAGACTTTATAGATAATCTCCCTGAAGGGGTTGACCCTTGCGGGGAAAATGGCGAGTTTCATACCTTTTGCTTCGAAGGACCAATTTTTAATAAACCAATACCCTTTACCATTGGTGAAAAAGTATTACGAGAATATAACCGACCTAAAACAGATGATGACGATGATAACATCTGCAAAAGTGATTCGGAAAAATATGGTGTTTGGTATTGTGATTTGATTCCATAA
- a CDS encoding YncE family protein: MKINKLLSALFIFSVLLFNSCSNDDDGSDNLPKGAYENGILISGEGSGAGTGSVSFVSEDLSFSENLIFKKNNNDLELGTFLQSIAFNDSKAFIVVDNTNTITVVDRYTFEYEGEITEGLSAPRFMTIVGNKGYVTNWGSTSDDTDDFVAVVDLSTYAVEGTISVGNGPERIIAKGGKLFVSHKGAYTTNNIVSVIDIATENLQEITVKDNPDELEFNSAGNLVVLSEGRTIYDADWNVIGNTEGSISTINTSSLEVDSEIVFAEGEHPSLMVVNNGDIYYASNGKVYTIDENAGSLSTTSIVESQGYLYGLEVENDNIYLLDANFSDLSELHVYDLGTQAKIETVSVALGASKIYFN, encoded by the coding sequence ATGAAAATCAATAAATTATTATCAGCACTTTTTATTTTTAGTGTTTTACTTTTTAATTCATGTTCTAACGACGATGATGGGAGTGACAACTTACCAAAAGGAGCATACGAAAATGGTATTTTAATTAGCGGTGAAGGTAGCGGAGCTGGAACCGGTTCTGTGTCTTTTGTTTCAGAAGATTTATCGTTTTCTGAAAATTTAATTTTTAAGAAAAATAACAACGATCTTGAACTAGGAACTTTTTTGCAATCTATAGCTTTTAATGATTCTAAAGCGTTTATAGTTGTAGATAATACCAATACCATTACAGTAGTGGACCGATATACTTTTGAATATGAAGGTGAAATTACAGAAGGTTTATCGGCGCCTAGATTTATGACTATTGTTGGAAACAAAGGTTATGTAACGAACTGGGGATCTACTTCGGATGATACTGACGATTTTGTGGCTGTAGTCGATTTAAGTACTTACGCTGTTGAAGGTACTATTAGTGTTGGTAATGGACCTGAAAGAATTATTGCAAAAGGCGGGAAGTTATTTGTGTCTCATAAAGGTGCATATACTACTAATAATATTGTTTCAGTTATTGATATAGCAACTGAAAACCTTCAAGAGATTACTGTAAAAGATAATCCTGATGAATTAGAGTTTAACAGTGCAGGTAATTTAGTTGTTTTATCTGAAGGAAGAACCATTTATGATGCCGACTGGAATGTGATTGGTAACACTGAAGGAAGTATTTCTACTATTAATACAAGCTCATTAGAAGTAGATTCAGAGATCGTTTTCGCAGAAGGTGAACATCCTTCATTAATGGTTGTTAATAATGGTGATATTTATTATGCTTCAAATGGAAAAGTGTATACTATTGATGAAAACGCTGGTTCTCTATCTACGACATCAATTGTGGAATCTCAAGGCTATTTATATGGATTAGAAGTAGAAAATGATAATATTTATTTGCTTGATGCTAATTTTTCAGATTTAAGTGAATTACATGTTTACGATTTAGGAACTCAAGCTAAAATAGAAACAGTAAGCGTGGCTTTAGGAGCTTCTAAAATATATTTTAATTAA
- a CDS encoding TonB-dependent receptor plug domain-containing protein — protein sequence MKKIFFKTLLFFVCFHGVAQNDSLVNRLGEVVIVSDRKLTNHSAGYKVETLNDSIIVNNLESFSALLRFNSPLYIKEYGAGGTSTASFRGTSASNTAVIWNGININSINNGQTGFNSLTVSLFDAIDIRSGGGSLEYGSGAIGGTIHLNDNLKFSNDEFVSNQFIASLGSYDTYNGLYKLKISNSKWTINAGLSYNQSENDYPLLGTDYKNTNGAYENLGFNVSGSFLLTKFSKLNFYSSNYFGERLFSGELPNPTSANDKYQDINYRNLLVYTFDNKRLSHEAKLAYLFQEYRYFDDKASETFNFGLSDRYLLNYNVSYRLPKWHATVSSYSEYESAFGKTDQITERNRKQFSQSFIYDQHINRILYFDAKIRKDFNSDYQVPFTYALGLKVKPLNHFFIRANGSKNYRVPTYNDLYWPGQGNLDLIPESALQSEVGVGYKNNQFSIDVGAFYIQAKDKIIWTPNGDANRPGVWVPINLSEVTNKGLEVVMSYKKNLNKHQLVLNANYNYTLAIDGATDLQVIFVPKNLFNGNLGYNYERFSFFYQQLFNGKVYTTASNSEDFVIPHYFVANTGIDFKLLNTQNQQLKMGIKVNNVFNKYYVTQPRRPMPNRNFNFNINYIF from the coding sequence ATGAAAAAAATCTTTTTTAAAACATTATTGTTTTTTGTCTGTTTTCATGGTGTTGCTCAAAACGATAGCCTGGTTAATCGTTTAGGTGAGGTCGTTATCGTATCAGATAGAAAATTAACAAATCATTCAGCAGGTTATAAAGTTGAAACATTAAACGATTCCATAATTGTAAATAATTTAGAATCCTTTAGCGCTTTGTTGCGTTTTAATTCTCCATTATACATCAAAGAATATGGGGCAGGAGGAACCAGTACGGCTAGTTTTAGGGGTACTAGCGCTTCCAACACTGCTGTTATTTGGAATGGTATTAATATTAACTCCATTAACAATGGGCAAACAGGGTTTAATTCTTTAACGGTTAGTTTATTTGATGCCATTGATATACGAAGTGGCGGTGGAAGTTTAGAATATGGTTCTGGAGCCATAGGTGGTACGATTCATTTGAACGATAATTTGAAATTTTCAAATGATGAGTTTGTCAGCAATCAGTTTATAGCTTCATTGGGGAGTTATGATACTTATAACGGCTTGTATAAATTAAAAATTTCAAATTCTAAATGGACTATAAACGCAGGACTATCCTATAATCAATCGGAAAATGATTATCCGTTATTAGGTACAGATTATAAAAACACGAATGGCGCATACGAAAACTTGGGTTTTAATGTTAGTGGTTCTTTCTTGCTAACGAAGTTTTCTAAACTAAATTTTTATAGTTCAAACTATTTTGGAGAGCGTTTGTTTTCGGGAGAATTACCAAATCCGACGTCTGCTAATGATAAGTATCAAGATATTAATTACAGGAATTTATTGGTATACACTTTTGACAATAAAAGGTTAAGCCATGAAGCCAAATTGGCTTACTTATTTCAAGAATATAGGTATTTTGATGATAAAGCTTCTGAGACCTTCAATTTTGGGTTATCAGATCGGTATTTGTTAAATTATAATGTGAGTTATCGTTTACCCAAGTGGCATGCAACCGTATCTTCTTATTCTGAATATGAATCTGCTTTTGGAAAAACAGATCAAATAACAGAGCGAAACAGAAAACAGTTTTCTCAGTCTTTTATTTACGACCAGCATATCAACCGAATCCTATATTTTGATGCTAAAATTAGAAAGGACTTTAACTCCGATTATCAAGTGCCGTTTACTTATGCTTTAGGATTAAAAGTAAAACCATTAAATCATTTTTTTATTAGAGCCAATGGGTCTAAAAATTATAGAGTGCCCACTTACAACGATTTATATTGGCCAGGTCAAGGGAACCTAGATTTAATTCCCGAAAGTGCTTTGCAATCAGAAGTGGGAGTGGGGTATAAAAACAACCAGTTTTCAATAGATGTTGGTGCCTTCTATATCCAGGCAAAAGATAAAATAATTTGGACGCCTAATGGCGATGCAAATAGACCAGGCGTTTGGGTGCCCATAAACTTATCGGAAGTCACTAATAAAGGGCTTGAGGTCGTTATGTCTTATAAAAAGAATCTTAATAAGCATCAATTAGTATTAAATGCCAATTATAATTACACCCTTGCCATTGATGGTGCCACCGATCTTCAGGTCATATTTGTGCCAAAGAATTTATTTAATGGAAATTTAGGCTACAACTACGAAAGATTCAGCTTTTTTTATCAGCAGTTGTTTAATGGTAAAGTGTATACTACAGCAAGTAATTCTGAAGATTTTGTAATACCTCATTACTTTGTTGCTAATACAGGTATAGATTTTAAGCTTTTAAATACTCAAAATCAGCAATTAAAAATGGGGATTAAGGTAAATAATGTATTTAATAAATACTATGTAACCCAGCCAAGACGCCCGATGCCAAATAGAAACTTTAATTTTAATATAAACTATATTTTTTAA
- a CDS encoding ABC transporter substrate-binding protein: MIVSSFLPAVTQMIYDMGLQDMLEGITFECPAQALNEKTPVVRCVLEGKNYTSKEIDTLFSNSKNKGESLYYVDQEKLEQILPDVIFTQDVCEVCQIDTECTAAAVSMLEKTPEIIAITPQSLDDVFDSVLTIAKVLGQEKIGRAHVDALMQRIDDVIDIQRKNRLQPKSVLLLEWIDPLFNCGHWIPHQIAYAGGIDMMSHPSGDSIVIPWDKIVKYNPEVLVIAPCGYTVARTLEDMKFLEEMPEWNSLRAVQNNQVYIADFDMFTQPSASTLVNGIESLAKMIHPDYYKTSPELNSKFYNYKDLLVSKL; this comes from the coding sequence ATGATTGTTTCTTCTTTTTTACCTGCAGTAACTCAAATGATTTATGACATGGGACTCCAAGATATGTTGGAGGGAATAACCTTCGAATGCCCTGCCCAAGCTTTAAATGAAAAGACACCTGTTGTAAGATGTGTTTTGGAAGGTAAAAATTATACGAGTAAGGAAATCGATACGTTATTTTCGAATAGTAAAAATAAAGGTGAAAGTTTATACTATGTCGATCAAGAAAAGTTAGAGCAGATTTTACCCGATGTCATTTTTACCCAAGATGTTTGTGAAGTATGCCAAATAGATACCGAATGTACTGCCGCTGCAGTTTCAATGTTGGAAAAAACACCAGAAATTATTGCTATTACACCACAGTCTTTAGATGATGTTTTTGATTCTGTTTTAACTATAGCAAAAGTACTTGGCCAAGAAAAAATAGGTAGAGCGCATGTTGATGCCTTAATGCAGCGCATAGATGACGTTATTGATATTCAAAGAAAAAATAGATTGCAACCTAAAAGTGTTTTGCTGTTAGAGTGGATAGACCCTTTATTTAATTGCGGGCACTGGATTCCTCATCAAATTGCTTATGCCGGAGGTATTGATATGATGTCACATCCATCAGGAGATAGTATTGTTATCCCTTGGGATAAAATTGTAAAATATAATCCTGAAGTTTTGGTTATCGCTCCATGTGGCTATACGGTAGCAAGAACATTAGAAGACATGAAGTTTTTGGAAGAAATGCCAGAATGGAACAGTTTAAGAGCCGTTCAAAATAATCAAGTATACATTGCAGACTTTGATATGTTTACACAACCTTCGGCGAGTACTTTGGTAAATGGTATTGAAAGTTTAGCAAAAATGATTCATCCAGACTACTATAAAACATCACCAGAACTCAATTCAAAATTTTATAATTATAAGGATCTATTAGTATCCAAATTATAA